A single Triticum dicoccoides isolate Atlit2015 ecotype Zavitan chromosome 2A, WEW_v2.0, whole genome shotgun sequence DNA region contains:
- the LOC119353437 gene encoding pre-rRNA-processing protein ESF2-like has protein sequence MAETSENEYHTDEEEDLVGEEEGGTGSEGEEVGVTGKKRKRPLKKKSLDGFSKRGVCYLSRVPPHMNPSHVRQIFSKYGEVQRIYLVPEGQGHRKHSNVKAKAYSEGWVEFAKKSVAKRVANLLNGEQIGGKKRSSFYYDIWNIKYLRKFKWDDLVGEIAEKTHIREQKLTLEITAAKKQRDHYLSNAEKSRTQKFIRERIKKKQKPEGKESNDVGETNNDRPIPRQNRAVEERGPNKKAKLSKNILAGVFGGSS, from the exons ATGGCAGAGACCAGCGAGAACGAGTACCACACCGACGAAGAGGAAGACCtggtcggagaggaggaaggaggcaccGGGAGCGAAGGCGAGGAGGTTGGAGTGACCGGCAAGAAGAGGAAGCGGCCTCTAAAGAAGAAGAGCCTGGACGGCTTCAGCAAGCGCGGGGTGTGCTACCTCAGCCGCGTCCCTCCCCACATGAACCCGTCGCACGTCCGCCAGATCTTCTCCAAGTACGGCGAGGTGCAGAGGATCTACCTCGTCCCCGAAG GTCAAGGTCATCGCAAGCATAGTAACGTAAAAGCGAAGGCTTACTCCGAAGG GTGGGTTGAGTTTGCAAAGAAAAGTGTCGCCAAGAGGGTGGCTAATCTTCTTAATGGTGAACAAATAG GTGGGAAGAAGAGGTCGTCATTTTATTATGACATCTGGAACATAAAGTATCTCAGGAAGTTCAAATGGGATGATCTGGTTGGTGAAATAG CTGAGAAGACTCATATCAGGGAACAGAAATTAACATTGGAGATAACAGCTGCGAAGAAACAACGTGATCATTATCTCTCTAATGCTGAAAAGTCTCGTACACAGAAATTTATTCGTGAGCGCATAAAAAAG AAGCAAAAGCCGGAAGGAAAAGAATCCAATGATGTTGGTGAGACGAATAACGATCGTCCAATTCCTCGACAGAATAGAGCAGTTGAGGAGAGAGGCCCTAATAAAAAGGCAAAGCTCTCAAAAAATATTCTGGCCGGA GTATTCGGTGGTTCATCATGA
- the LOC119353436 gene encoding RNA-binding protein 48-like, protein MPRGRDKPATVRVYTVCDESKYLIVRNVPSLGCGDELGTLFSSYGPLEECKAMDAEDCEEYTDVFFIKFSQVSNARFAKRKLDESVFLGNRLQVSYAPQFESILDTKEKLEVRRKEVLGRIRSSVGSRSERLTQYSPGQGSSSGNLHHHMSPNKREYTKTLHASHIEDVRFSHVSSNKDYFPSESMIATVNLVRQKLDKIQSGSDGSNAVAASKKPKGR, encoded by the exons ATGCCGCGCGGCCGCGACAAGCCGGCCACCGTACGCGTCTACACAGTATGCGACGAGTCCAA GTACCTCATCGTCCGGAACGTGCCTTCGCTCGGGTGCGGCGACGAGCTCGGCACCCTATTCTCGTCGTACGGGCCGCTGGAAGA GTGCAAGGCCATGGATGCCGAGGACTGCGAGGAGTACACCGACGTCTTCTTCATCAAGTTCTCGCAGGTCAGCAACGCGAG GTTCGCAAAAAGGAAGTTAGATGAGTCTGTATTTCTTGGCAACCGGCTGCAGGTGTCATATGCACCTCAATTTGAGAGTATTTTGGATACCAAGGAGAAACTGGAAGTCCGGAGAAAGGAAGTCCTCGGCCGAATAAGAT CCTCTGTTGGAAGCAGATCAGAACGGTTAACTCAGTATTCTCCAGGGCAGGGATCTTCTAGTGGGAACTTGCATCATCATATGAGCCCCAATAAGAG GGAATACACAAAGACACTTCATGCTTCTCATATCGAAGATGTTCGTTTCAGTCATGTGTCCTCTAATAAG GACTATTTTCCATCCGAGTCGATGATTGCAACTGTAAATCTTGTGAGGCAGAAGCTTGATAAG ATACAGTCCGGCAGTGATGGTTCCAATGCTGTagctgcgtccaagaaaccaaagggTCGATGA